A stretch of Myxococcus hansupus DNA encodes these proteins:
- a CDS encoding ABC transporter permease has translation MLDSLAADVRFALRTFRRAPGFVAAAVLCLALGIGANSVIFSVVHGVLLRPLPYAEPERLVSLVEVRPQGYGGPVSWPTFWAWRQNSPAFAHMAAFTGGGVTLQDSDAPERLQAVRGTADFFSVHGVPPLLGRTFEPDEDLPGQAPVAILGERLWRARFGASPSVLGRSVSLDGVAHTVIGVMPASFDGSTDVWLPLVAPLDAAARTRSTVLSLRARLAPGVSRASAEAHLKQVAANAALAQAESHRGRSARVIPLDESQTQSWRAPLQVLLGAVTLVLLIACTNVANLLLARAGTRRRELAVRLALGAGRARVVQQLLVESLLLALLGGALATLLARWGLDALLALAPESLPRRQDIALDGAAFLFLLGITSVSALVFGLLPALQVSRLDVRGGLAAAGDGGSVPGLGRRLGASLVVVEIALSLVLLVGAGLLGRGFLHLLGTSSGLAPGQVLTLHLAIPDDRFFKDGALDAELPGRLLEPVLEAVRALPGVTAAGMTSVLPIQRAWNNARYQVEGAPLPEPGDEPRAERRATSPGYFSTMGIPLLQGRDFTALDAAPDQAGVVIVNETLARRHFPAGGALGQRLHVGATTYAIVGVVGDVRQAGLEREPLAEFHVPHGRPWGDDGLVLVARTSVPPETLLPAIREAIRRVDGTVPIYRALTLEQVISQSLATRRLALGLLGGFAGLAVVLAAYGLYGVVSLRVAQRTRELGVRMALGARPADVLRLVLHQGAGMTAVGLGVGLGAALGLSQVLASQLHGVSARDPWTFGVVAALLAAVALFACWVPARRATRMDPLQALRKD, from the coding sequence TTGCTTGATTCGCTCGCCGCGGATGTTCGCTTCGCGCTCCGCACGTTCCGCCGCGCACCCGGCTTCGTCGCGGCCGCCGTGCTGTGTCTGGCGCTGGGCATCGGCGCCAACTCCGTCATCTTCAGCGTGGTCCACGGCGTTCTCCTCCGGCCGTTGCCGTATGCGGAACCCGAGCGGCTGGTCAGCCTCGTCGAGGTTCGCCCCCAGGGCTATGGCGGCCCGGTGTCCTGGCCCACGTTCTGGGCCTGGCGCCAAAACAGCCCTGCCTTCGCGCACATGGCGGCGTTCACGGGTGGCGGCGTCACGCTCCAGGACTCGGATGCGCCTGAACGCCTCCAGGCCGTTCGAGGAACCGCGGATTTCTTCTCGGTACATGGCGTGCCGCCCTTGCTGGGCCGGACGTTCGAGCCCGATGAGGACCTGCCCGGCCAGGCCCCAGTCGCCATCCTCGGCGAGCGTCTCTGGCGCGCCCGTTTTGGCGCGAGCCCGTCCGTCCTGGGCCGTTCCGTGAGCCTGGATGGCGTGGCCCACACCGTCATTGGCGTGATGCCAGCCTCATTTGATGGTTCCACGGACGTCTGGCTGCCGCTGGTGGCGCCTCTGGACGCCGCCGCCCGGACCCGGTCCACGGTGTTGTCCCTCCGGGCCCGGTTGGCTCCGGGCGTTTCACGGGCCTCCGCCGAGGCCCATTTGAAGCAAGTCGCCGCGAATGCCGCGTTGGCCCAGGCAGAATCCCACCGGGGTCGGAGTGCCCGGGTCATTCCGCTCGACGAAAGCCAGACGCAGTCCTGGCGAGCGCCGCTCCAGGTCCTGCTCGGCGCCGTCACCCTGGTGCTTCTCATCGCCTGTACGAATGTCGCGAACCTGCTGCTGGCGCGTGCGGGCACTCGGCGCCGCGAGCTGGCCGTTCGTCTGGCGCTGGGCGCCGGCCGGGCTCGAGTCGTCCAGCAGCTCCTGGTCGAAAGCCTCCTGTTGGCGCTCCTGGGCGGCGCGCTGGCCACGCTCCTGGCGCGCTGGGGTCTGGACGCGCTCCTGGCCCTGGCTCCGGAGAGCCTGCCTCGGCGTCAGGACATCGCGCTGGACGGCGCGGCGTTCCTGTTCCTCCTGGGAATCACCAGCGTCAGCGCACTGGTCTTCGGGCTGCTTCCGGCCCTCCAGGTCTCCCGGTTGGACGTCCGTGGCGGGCTCGCCGCCGCGGGCGATGGCGGCTCGGTGCCGGGCCTCGGCCGTCGCCTGGGGGCCTCGCTCGTGGTTGTCGAGATCGCCCTTTCCCTGGTCCTGCTCGTCGGCGCTGGGCTTCTCGGACGCGGATTCCTGCACCTGCTCGGGACGTCCTCCGGACTCGCCCCGGGCCAGGTGCTCACACTGCATCTCGCCATCCCAGACGACCGATTCTTCAAGGATGGCGCATTGGACGCGGAGCTTCCGGGACGGCTCCTGGAGCCCGTGCTGGAAGCCGTTCGCGCGCTCCCGGGCGTCACCGCGGCGGGCATGACGTCGGTGCTCCCCATCCAACGGGCTTGGAACAACGCCCGGTATCAAGTCGAAGGAGCCCCGCTGCCAGAGCCCGGCGACGAGCCCCGTGCCGAGCGGCGCGCCACCAGTCCGGGCTACTTCTCCACCATGGGCATCCCCTTGCTCCAAGGGCGCGATTTCACGGCCCTGGACGCCGCTCCGGACCAGGCCGGTGTGGTCATCGTCAATGAAACCCTGGCCCGCCGGCACTTTCCGGCCGGAGGTGCCCTGGGCCAGCGGCTGCACGTCGGGGCCACGACGTACGCCATCGTCGGTGTCGTGGGCGATGTCCGCCAGGCGGGGCTGGAGCGCGAACCCCTCGCCGAATTCCATGTCCCCCATGGCAGGCCTTGGGGCGACGACGGGCTCGTCCTGGTTGCGAGGACCTCCGTGCCGCCGGAGACGCTGCTGCCGGCCATCCGGGAGGCCATCCGCCGGGTGGATGGCACCGTGCCCATCTACAGGGCGCTCACCCTGGAGCAGGTCATCTCGCAGTCCCTGGCGACGCGCAGGCTCGCCCTGGGGTTGCTCGGCGGCTTCGCGGGTCTCGCCGTCGTGCTCGCGGCGTACGGCCTCTACGGGGTCGTCTCGCTCCGGGTGGCCCAGCGCACGCGGGAGCTGGGGGTCCGGATGGCGCTTGGCGCCCGGCCGGCGGACGTGCTCCGGCTTGTCCTGCACCAGGGCGCGGGAATGACCGCCGTGGGTTTGGGGGTGGGCCTGGGGGCGGCGCTCGGGCTGTCCCAGGTGCTCGCGAGCCAGCTTCACGGCGTGAGTGCGCGGGATCCCTGGACGTTCGGGGTCGTGGCGGCACTGCTCGCCGCCGTGGCGTTGTTCGCTTGTTGGGTTCCAGCCCGGCGGGCGACCCGGATGGACCCACTCCAGGCGCTTCGAAAAGACTGA
- a CDS encoding peptidylprolyl isomerase: MPPASLRKSLALVTCLWAGSVLAADSGKWTRKVAAGKDIYATLQTSEGDITVRLFSKEAPKTVANFVGLAAGEKEWRDPQSGKMSKKPLYDGTVFHRVIPVFMIQGGDPTGSGFGDPGYRFADEFTSGRTFDKPGLLAMANAGPNTNGSQFFITTSTPGSLNNKHTIFGEVVVGYDVVEKIGKVPRDNRDRPRTAVMLNRVVLGDKAPAGMTAPAAGKEAAPPKAAGAKTVSPRP, encoded by the coding sequence ATGCCCCCCGCCTCCCTCCGAAAGTCGCTCGCGCTGGTCACCTGCCTGTGGGCGGGCTCCGTCCTGGCCGCGGACTCGGGCAAATGGACCCGCAAGGTGGCGGCCGGCAAGGACATCTACGCCACGCTGCAGACGAGCGAGGGCGACATCACCGTCCGGCTGTTCTCCAAGGAGGCGCCCAAGACGGTGGCCAATTTCGTGGGGCTCGCCGCCGGTGAGAAGGAGTGGCGGGATCCCCAGTCCGGGAAGATGTCGAAGAAGCCGCTCTACGACGGCACGGTGTTTCACCGGGTGATTCCCGTCTTCATGATTCAGGGCGGCGACCCCACCGGCTCGGGCTTCGGAGACCCGGGCTACCGCTTCGCGGATGAGTTCACGAGCGGCCGGACCTTCGACAAGCCGGGCCTGCTGGCCATGGCCAACGCCGGCCCCAACACGAATGGCAGCCAGTTCTTCATCACCACCTCCACGCCCGGCTCGCTGAACAACAAGCACACCATCTTCGGTGAGGTGGTTGTGGGCTATGACGTGGTGGAGAAGATTGGCAAGGTGCCCCGGGACAACCGGGACCGTCCCCGTACCGCGGTGATGCTCAACCGGGTGGTGCTGGGGGACAAGGCTCCCGCGGGCATGACGGCCCCCGCGGCGGGCAAGGAAGCAGCGCCTCCGAAGGCGGCGGGCGCGAAGACGGTTTCACCAAGGCCGTGA
- the der gene encoding ribosome biogenesis GTPase Der: MKPLVAIVGRPNVGKSTLFNRLAGRRLALVQDEPGVTRDRHYADAEWEGRKFTFIDTGGFVPGDEDQLLQQVREQAQLAVDECDVIVFVTDARAGLTAADEAVANFLRKSGKPVVLAANKLDTTTGQMLALAGEFYRLGLGDVQALSAEHGLGMQELFDAVTAKLPPKEEGEDEEAPPDDGLIRMAIIGRPNAGKSTLVNAILKEKRVVASEVAGTTRDPVDSELTYKGRKIVLTDTAGIRRKKSIAQRVEQFSVIAALKAMERSDVAVLLMDATEPAVDQDAKLAGLAEERGRALVIVVNKWDLVGADQRRQETYRESLKYALKFVGYAPILFTSALTGSKVEKVVDVATELAEQFRFRAPTPQLNRLLEHMVDNNPAPIVRGKPLRLYYIAQVAAAPPTFALTVNHPEGVPDMYKRYITNQLRKTFDLRVPIRLIFKGRPGQAKREARKRPQRQGKR; the protein is encoded by the coding sequence ATGAAGCCCCTGGTCGCCATTGTCGGACGCCCCAACGTGGGCAAGAGCACGCTGTTCAACCGGCTCGCGGGCCGTCGGCTCGCGCTGGTGCAGGACGAGCCCGGCGTGACGCGGGACCGCCACTACGCGGACGCGGAGTGGGAAGGCCGCAAGTTCACCTTCATCGACACCGGCGGCTTCGTGCCCGGTGACGAGGACCAGCTCCTGCAGCAGGTGCGGGAGCAGGCCCAGCTCGCCGTGGACGAGTGCGACGTCATCGTCTTCGTCACGGACGCCCGCGCGGGCCTCACCGCGGCGGACGAGGCCGTGGCCAACTTCCTGCGCAAGAGCGGCAAGCCCGTGGTGCTGGCCGCCAACAAGCTGGACACCACCACCGGGCAGATGCTGGCCCTGGCTGGTGAGTTCTACCGCCTGGGCCTGGGCGACGTGCAGGCGCTGTCCGCCGAGCACGGCCTGGGCATGCAGGAGCTGTTCGACGCCGTCACGGCCAAGCTCCCGCCCAAGGAAGAGGGCGAGGACGAAGAGGCTCCGCCGGACGACGGGCTCATCCGCATGGCCATCATCGGCCGGCCCAACGCGGGCAAGAGCACCCTGGTCAACGCCATCCTGAAGGAGAAGCGGGTGGTGGCCAGCGAGGTGGCGGGCACCACCCGCGATCCGGTGGACTCCGAGCTGACGTACAAGGGCCGCAAGATCGTGCTCACCGACACGGCGGGCATCCGGCGCAAGAAGTCCATTGCCCAGCGCGTGGAGCAGTTCTCCGTCATCGCCGCGCTGAAGGCGATGGAGCGCAGTGACGTGGCGGTCCTGCTGATGGACGCCACGGAGCCGGCGGTGGACCAGGACGCGAAGCTGGCGGGCCTGGCCGAGGAGCGCGGCCGAGCGCTGGTCATCGTGGTGAACAAGTGGGACCTGGTGGGCGCGGACCAACGCCGCCAGGAGACCTACCGCGAGTCCCTCAAGTACGCGCTCAAGTTCGTGGGCTACGCGCCCATCCTCTTCACCTCGGCCCTGACGGGCTCCAAGGTGGAGAAGGTGGTGGACGTGGCGACGGAGCTCGCCGAGCAGTTCCGCTTCCGGGCGCCCACGCCGCAGCTCAACCGGCTGTTGGAGCACATGGTCGACAACAACCCGGCGCCCATCGTCCGGGGCAAGCCGTTGCGCCTGTACTACATCGCCCAGGTGGCGGCGGCGCCGCCGACCTTCGCGCTCACCGTGAACCATCCGGAAGGCGTTCCGGACATGTACAAGCGGTACATCACCAACCAACTGCGCAAGACGTTCGACCTGCGCGTGCCCATCCGGCTCATCTTCAAGGGCCGGCCCGGGCAGGCCAAGCGCGAGGCCCGCAAACGGCCGCAGCGCCAGGGGAAGCGCTGA
- the era gene encoding GTPase Era — protein MASTKNHRSGFAALIGRPNVGKSTLLNALTGEKIAIVSPKPQTTRNRILGVVTRPEGQVAFIDTPGIHQAKGELNRYMVEVALQAAEEVELVLFLIEPPAGEKPEVSPGNRAILERLQKIGKPTFLVINKIDSVPKSQLLPLIELYRNEFPFAEVVPISAREKDGVEHLFHIVLRHLPEGENVFDEDMLTDQQERVLVAEYIREQVLRHCRQEIPYSTAVVVDIFDESEREPRPGTPPNQLGGLIRIAASIFVERDSQKAIIIGKQGQMLKTIGTDARKSVQRLLGAHVYLDLRVRVEPRWSERPEGLKKLGYD, from the coding sequence ATGGCCTCAACCAAGAACCACCGCAGCGGCTTCGCCGCCCTCATCGGGCGCCCCAACGTGGGCAAGAGCACGCTGCTCAATGCATTGACCGGCGAGAAGATCGCCATCGTCTCGCCCAAGCCGCAGACGACCCGCAACCGCATCCTCGGTGTCGTCACCCGCCCGGAGGGGCAGGTGGCGTTCATCGACACGCCGGGAATCCACCAGGCCAAGGGCGAGCTGAACCGCTACATGGTCGAGGTGGCGCTCCAGGCCGCCGAGGAGGTGGAGCTGGTGCTCTTCCTCATCGAGCCGCCCGCGGGCGAGAAGCCCGAGGTGAGCCCGGGCAACCGCGCCATCCTCGAGCGGCTGCAGAAGATCGGCAAGCCGACCTTCCTGGTCATCAACAAGATCGACAGCGTCCCCAAGTCGCAGTTGCTGCCGCTCATCGAGCTGTACCGCAACGAGTTCCCCTTCGCGGAGGTGGTGCCCATCTCCGCCCGGGAGAAGGACGGCGTGGAACACCTGTTCCACATCGTCCTGCGGCACCTGCCGGAAGGAGAGAACGTCTTCGACGAGGACATGCTCACCGACCAGCAGGAGCGCGTGCTGGTGGCGGAGTACATCCGGGAGCAGGTGCTGCGGCACTGCCGCCAGGAGATTCCGTACTCCACGGCGGTGGTGGTGGACATCTTCGACGAGTCGGAGCGTGAGCCCCGGCCGGGAACGCCGCCGAACCAACTGGGCGGACTCATCCGCATCGCCGCGTCCATCTTCGTGGAACGCGACAGCCAGAAGGCCATCATCATTGGCAAGCAGGGGCAGATGCTGAAGACCATTGGCACCGACGCACGCAAGTCCGTGCAGCGGCTGCTGGGCGCGCACGTCTACCTGGACCTGCGCGTGCGCGTGGAACCGCGCTGGAGCGAGCGCCCCGAAGGCCTCAAGAAGCTGGGATACGACTGA
- a CDS encoding DUF3014 domain-containing protein, with the protein MSDPTNPTPAEVPESTSSSKGKTLAVVLGLAGLALVASYFGLRRMESQPTDAVPAAPTERVADVAPAPATVPEVSLTEQDAEIRSHASQLSPDPELARWMNEKDLVRRFTAAVTSIAEGASPRTMLGFLAPTGAFSVTEVDGTTVIDPASYARYDTVARVIGSIDTQSAASVYRELKPLIDQANAEIAPPGQTFNSSLSAAIQHLLKVPVQEGPVEVIPEGALHAYAAPELEDLSPAQKHLLRMGPKNMRLIQAKLRDLKSSLGLPPVADR; encoded by the coding sequence ATGAGCGACCCGACGAATCCGACGCCAGCCGAGGTTCCTGAGTCCACTTCGAGTTCGAAAGGCAAGACGTTGGCCGTCGTCCTCGGGCTGGCCGGTCTGGCGTTGGTCGCGTCGTATTTTGGGCTCCGGCGAATGGAGTCCCAGCCGACGGACGCGGTTCCGGCCGCGCCCACGGAGCGCGTCGCGGATGTCGCCCCGGCGCCCGCGACCGTTCCCGAGGTGTCGCTGACCGAACAGGATGCCGAGATTCGCAGCCATGCGAGCCAGCTCTCACCAGACCCCGAGCTCGCGCGCTGGATGAACGAGAAGGATCTGGTCCGGCGCTTCACGGCGGCCGTGACGAGCATCGCGGAGGGCGCGAGCCCGCGGACGATGCTCGGGTTCCTGGCGCCCACCGGGGCGTTCTCGGTGACCGAGGTGGATGGCACGACGGTCATCGATCCGGCGAGCTACGCGCGCTACGACACGGTGGCCCGGGTCATCGGGTCCATCGACACGCAGTCCGCGGCCAGCGTGTACCGCGAGCTGAAGCCCTTGATTGACCAGGCCAATGCCGAGATTGCGCCGCCGGGACAGACGTTCAACAGCTCGTTGAGCGCGGCGATCCAGCATTTGCTCAAGGTGCCCGTGCAGGAAGGCCCCGTGGAAGTCATTCCCGAGGGCGCGCTCCATGCCTACGCGGCGCCCGAGCTGGAGGACCTGAGCCCCGCGCAGAAGCACTTGCTGCGAATGGGGCCCAAGAACATGCGGCTCATTCAAGCCAAGCTGCGGGACCTGAAGAGCTCATTGGGACTGCCGCCAGTCGCGGACCGCTGA
- a CDS encoding peptidylprolyl isomerase, translating into MGMLDEARAGNDLYATFDTTLGTIVVKLFAKDAPKTVSSFVGLATGEMPFQDPKTGEKTQRAYYDGIIFHRVIPGFMIQGGDPTGTGRGGPGFNVDDEYQSGRTFDKVGLLATANVGRPNTNGSQFFITTSKPTYLNNKHTIFGEVLSGYDVVEKIAGAPRDGNDRPRQDVVINKLTISTTQP; encoded by the coding sequence ATGGGAATGTTGGACGAGGCCCGCGCGGGCAATGACCTTTACGCCACCTTTGACACCACGCTGGGCACCATCGTGGTGAAGCTGTTCGCGAAGGACGCGCCGAAGACGGTGAGCAGCTTCGTGGGGCTGGCGACGGGCGAGATGCCCTTCCAGGACCCGAAGACGGGCGAGAAGACCCAGCGCGCGTACTACGACGGCATCATCTTCCACCGCGTCATCCCGGGCTTCATGATTCAGGGCGGTGACCCCACGGGCACCGGCCGCGGCGGCCCGGGCTTCAACGTGGACGACGAGTACCAGAGCGGCCGGACCTTCGACAAAGTGGGTCTGCTCGCCACGGCCAACGTGGGCCGCCCCAACACCAACGGCAGCCAGTTCTTCATCACCACGTCCAAGCCGACGTACCTCAACAACAAGCACACCATCTTTGGTGAGGTGCTCAGCGGCTACGACGTCGTGGAGAAGATCGCCGGCGCGCCCCGCGACGGAAACGACCGTCCCCGCCAGGACGTCGTCATCAACAAGCTGACCATCTCGACGACCCAGCCGTAG
- a CDS encoding PQQ-binding-like beta-propeller repeat protein: MTMRLVSWKRWLGSTLVAGLLGGCSGTQFYGNPEYPRPASQTPLDYFSVNWWASLSPPATLEYGPRETASPAYDPVSRTAIALTRDGYARGVGPDGKVKWLYKTASRFSAGPRVVDGIVYVPGGDGVLYALDAATGDEKWKYVAGEALATVPVVSEGLVLVASESDTLFAVKVTDGQWAWQYRRDPPTGFTVRGASRPLVREGVAYIGFSDGYIVALSADDGGVTWERSLSGSGSEFLDVDSSPVMDANGQLYVTSYKSGIFALEADSGDVVWSTSVPGMTGLLLSGQVLFATGDGRVDAYLAETGRLLWSHPLGERAAFTPVFAKGMLMVPTSGSLLFLEPKTGRSRIAWNPGGGITAPPFVAGRQVFVLSNNGFLYSIDLNGIQG; the protein is encoded by the coding sequence ATGACGATGCGGCTCGTGAGCTGGAAGCGTTGGCTGGGTAGCACCTTGGTGGCGGGGCTTCTGGGCGGCTGCAGTGGCACGCAGTTCTATGGCAACCCGGAGTACCCCCGGCCGGCGTCCCAGACGCCGCTCGACTACTTCTCCGTGAACTGGTGGGCGTCCCTGTCGCCCCCAGCCACGCTGGAGTACGGGCCGCGCGAGACGGCGTCGCCGGCGTATGACCCCGTGAGCCGGACGGCCATCGCGCTCACCCGCGACGGGTACGCCCGGGGCGTGGGGCCGGACGGCAAGGTCAAGTGGCTGTACAAGACGGCCAGCCGCTTCAGCGCGGGTCCCCGCGTGGTGGACGGCATCGTCTACGTGCCGGGCGGTGACGGCGTGCTGTACGCGCTGGATGCGGCCACCGGCGACGAGAAGTGGAAGTACGTCGCGGGCGAGGCCCTGGCGACCGTGCCCGTGGTGTCCGAGGGCCTGGTCCTGGTGGCCTCCGAGAGCGACACGCTGTTCGCGGTGAAGGTCACGGACGGCCAGTGGGCCTGGCAGTACCGGAGGGATCCCCCGACGGGCTTCACGGTTCGTGGCGCGTCCCGGCCGCTGGTCCGCGAGGGCGTCGCGTACATCGGCTTCTCGGACGGCTACATCGTGGCGCTGAGCGCCGACGACGGCGGCGTCACCTGGGAGCGCTCGCTGTCCGGTTCGGGCTCCGAGTTCCTGGACGTGGACAGCAGCCCGGTGATGGACGCCAACGGGCAGCTCTACGTCACGTCGTACAAGAGCGGCATCTTCGCGCTCGAGGCGGACTCCGGGGACGTCGTCTGGAGCACCTCGGTGCCGGGGATGACGGGGCTGCTCCTCAGCGGCCAGGTGCTCTTCGCCACCGGTGACGGCCGTGTGGACGCCTATCTGGCGGAGACGGGCCGGCTTCTCTGGTCGCATCCCCTGGGGGAACGGGCGGCGTTCACTCCGGTGTTCGCCAAGGGAATGCTCATGGTGCCCACGTCCGGTTCGCTGCTGTTCCTGGAGCCCAAGACGGGCCGCTCCCGGATCGCCTGGAATCCGGGCGGCGGCATCACCGCGCCGCCGTTCGTGGCCGGCCGGCAGGTCTTCGTGCTGTCGAACAACGGCTTCCTGTATTCGATTGACCTGAACGGGATTCAGGGGTGA
- a CDS encoding tetratricopeptide repeat protein, producing the protein MAGTTKTEKIRQKELSQPDTFQKAGTEASDWLAQRQKIIGLAAGVLILGGVGVAIASEVSKRGEEKAAMALGQALTILDRPVEGVQPAQPGDTEKPFASVTERDQELVKALDAFRKEHGGTRSSATAALTEGNAQFRLGNYPGAQAAFAEFLKGAAQNDPLRAEAFEGQGYALEAEGKFDDAIKAFEQMNAAGGAFLVGMGDYHKARMLILLGKKEEAAQVLTKLTAAHPNTAAARQAGERLAVLASEGVKIPAPEAPAAPAAAPAPVAE; encoded by the coding sequence GTGGCCGGAACCACCAAGACCGAGAAGATTCGCCAGAAAGAGCTCAGCCAGCCGGACACCTTCCAGAAGGCGGGCACCGAGGCGAGCGACTGGCTTGCCCAGCGCCAGAAGATCATCGGCCTCGCCGCCGGTGTGCTCATCCTGGGCGGCGTGGGCGTGGCCATCGCCAGCGAGGTGTCCAAGCGCGGCGAGGAGAAGGCCGCCATGGCCCTGGGCCAGGCGCTCACCATCCTCGACCGGCCCGTGGAAGGCGTGCAGCCCGCGCAGCCCGGCGACACCGAGAAGCCCTTCGCGTCCGTGACGGAGCGTGACCAGGAACTGGTGAAGGCGCTGGACGCGTTCCGCAAGGAGCACGGCGGCACCCGGTCCTCGGCCACGGCGGCCCTGACCGAGGGCAACGCGCAGTTCCGGCTGGGCAACTACCCGGGCGCGCAGGCGGCCTTCGCTGAGTTCCTCAAGGGCGCGGCCCAGAACGATCCGCTCCGCGCCGAGGCCTTCGAGGGCCAGGGCTACGCGCTCGAGGCCGAGGGCAAGTTCGACGACGCCATCAAGGCCTTCGAGCAGATGAACGCCGCCGGCGGCGCGTTCCTCGTGGGCATGGGCGACTACCACAAGGCCCGCATGCTCATCCTCCTGGGCAAGAAGGAGGAGGCGGCCCAGGTGCTGACGAAGCTCACCGCCGCGCACCCGAACACGGCCGCGGCACGCCAGGCCGGTGAGCGCCTGGCGGTGCTGGCGTCCGAAGGTGTGAAGATTCCTGCCCCGGAGGCTCCCGCGGCACCGGCGGCTGCGCCCGCTCCGGTCGCGGAGTAG
- a CDS encoding ribonuclease H-like domain-containing protein — protein MLQRTFQHIPGVGPWREKDLWSRGIRTWDDFPAAGEGVALNRKSDDVARARIAETRDALARRDLRKLAELLPSREHWRLYPEFQDDAVYFDIETDGREAQAPTVVSLFDSKGLHVFIQGRNMDALPEAMAARRLWVTFNGSCFDVPVLRDYFGAGRFPVPDAHIDLRFVTRRLGMGGGLKEIEGKIGAERPPHMKGVNGYDAVLLWRAYQRRGDVEALRFLVEYNLYDAFQLRTLMDVAYNRGADELNQDVPRLPVFERGDVLYDVSRIILELGPTERDEQTLARVRAMEQDG, from the coding sequence ATGCTTCAGCGGACGTTCCAGCACATTCCGGGCGTCGGGCCGTGGCGGGAGAAGGACCTCTGGTCCCGCGGCATCCGGACCTGGGATGACTTTCCGGCCGCCGGTGAAGGCGTGGCGCTCAACCGGAAGTCGGACGACGTGGCCCGGGCGCGCATCGCCGAGACGCGGGACGCGCTGGCCCGCAGGGATTTGAGGAAGCTCGCGGAGCTGCTCCCATCCCGTGAGCACTGGCGTCTGTACCCTGAGTTCCAGGACGACGCCGTCTACTTCGACATCGAGACGGACGGCCGGGAGGCGCAGGCGCCCACGGTGGTGAGCCTGTTTGATTCGAAGGGGCTCCACGTCTTCATCCAGGGCCGGAACATGGACGCGCTGCCGGAGGCGATGGCGGCGCGCCGGCTGTGGGTGACGTTCAACGGCTCGTGCTTCGACGTGCCGGTGCTCCGCGACTACTTCGGCGCGGGCCGCTTTCCGGTGCCGGACGCGCACATCGACCTGCGGTTCGTGACGCGGCGATTGGGCATGGGCGGCGGCCTGAAGGAAATCGAAGGGAAGATTGGCGCCGAGCGCCCGCCGCACATGAAGGGCGTGAACGGCTACGACGCGGTGCTGCTGTGGCGCGCGTATCAGCGCCGCGGTGACGTGGAGGCCCTGCGGTTCCTCGTCGAATACAACCTCTACGACGCCTTCCAGCTCCGGACGTTGATGGACGTGGCGTACAACCGGGGCGCGGACGAGCTGAACCAGGATGTTCCCCGGCTGCCGGTGTTCGAGCGCGGCGACGTGCTTTATGACGTGAGCCGGATCATCCTCGAGTTGGGCCCGACGGAGCGCGACGAACAGACGCTCGCTCGGGTCCGGGCCATGGAGCAGGACGGCTGA
- a CDS encoding (deoxy)nucleoside triphosphate pyrophosphohydrolase → MTAPARRTVRVVAALIPRPDDGRQFLVQQRLPGGSRALLWEFPGGKVEAGESDEAALARECREELDVDLAVGRRLWEGKHTYPDLTVELVLYLSRIVSGEPRPLGAHALAFQTPAQMLSLPFCEADIPLLDDLVAGRLGSLD, encoded by the coding sequence GTGACGGCGCCGGCGCGCAGGACGGTCCGCGTGGTGGCGGCCCTGATTCCTCGGCCGGACGACGGGCGCCAGTTCCTGGTGCAGCAGCGGCTCCCCGGTGGCAGCCGCGCCCTGTTGTGGGAGTTCCCCGGTGGCAAGGTGGAAGCCGGGGAGTCCGACGAGGCCGCGCTGGCCCGTGAGTGCCGCGAGGAACTGGATGTGGACCTCGCCGTGGGCCGGCGGCTCTGGGAGGGGAAGCACACGTATCCGGACCTGACGGTGGAGCTGGTGCTGTACCTGTCCCGGATTGTCTCCGGCGAGCCTCGGCCGCTGGGGGCCCACGCCCTGGCGTTCCAGACGCCGGCGCAGATGCTGTCACTGCCGTTCTGCGAGGCGGACATTCCGCTCCTGGACGACCTGGTGGCGGGAAGGCTGGGCTCGCTCGATTGA